From a region of the Molothrus ater isolate BHLD 08-10-18 breed brown headed cowbird chromosome 15, BPBGC_Mater_1.1, whole genome shotgun sequence genome:
- the HNRNPH1 gene encoding heterogeneous nuclear ribonucleoprotein H isoform X3 — protein sequence MDPCHTEETEGEIPGLGFSDRSEQIVSRGVASAFEAATTEAETEQSLTPNVMLNTESSEGYVVKVRGLPWSCSTEEVQRFFSDCKILNGALGIRFIYTREGRPSGEAFAELESEEDVKLALKKDRETMGHRYVEVFKSNNVEMDWVLKHTGPNSPDTANDGFVRLRGLPFGCSKEEIVQFFSGLEIVPNGITLPVDFQGRSTGEAFVQFASQEIAEKALKKHKERIGHRYIEIFKSSRAEVRTHYDPPRKLLAMQRPGPYDRPGLTRGYNSLGRGSSLERMRRGAYGGGYGGYDDYNGYNDGYGFGSDRFGREWTLFSAGMSDHRYGDGSSTFQSTTGHCVHMRGLPYRATENDIYNFFSPLNPVRVHIEIGPDGRVTGEADVEFATHEDAVAAMSKDKANMQHRYVELFLNSTAGGTGGAYGSQMMGAMVKESEGVVQDWNTSTLPGMSLETPSLSLSMLNFPWCEQGSQSSYGAPGNQQLSGGYGGGYGGQSSMSGYDPGSQGAMNSSYYSSGNRASMGVNGMGGMSNMSNMSGGWGM from the exons GCTTCAGTGACCGAAGCGAGCAGATTGTTTCACGTGGGGTAGCGTCAGCCTTTGAAGCTG CAACCACAGAagcagagacagagcagagccTCACCCCCAATGTGATGCTTAACACAGAGAGCAGCGAGGGATACGTGGTGAAAGTCCGGGGGCTGCCTTGGTCTTGCTCCACCGAGGAGGTGCAGAGGTTCTTCTCCG ATTGCAAAATTCTGAACGGGGCTTTGGGTATCCGTTTCATCTACACCAGGGAGGGCAGACCAAGTGGAGAAGCATTTGCTGAACTTGAGTCAGAGGAGGATGTGAAATTGGCCCTGAAAAAGGACAGAGAAACAATGGGACACAGATACGTTGAAG TTTTCAAGTCAAACAACGTTGAAATGGATTGGGTTCTGAAGCATACTGGTCCCAACAGCCCTGATACAGCTAATGATGGTTTTGTACGTCTTAGAGGACTCCCATTTGGCTGTAGTAAAGAAGAAATTGTACAGTTTTTTTCAG GGTTGGAAATCGTGCCAAATGGGATAACATTGCCGGTGGACTTCCAGGGGAGGAGTACGGGGGAGGCCTTCGTGCAGTTTGCTTCACAGGAAATAGCTGAAAAGGCTCTAAagaaacacaaggaaagaaTAGGGCACAG GTACATTGAGATCTTCAAGAGTAGCCGAGCAGAGGTGCGCACTCACTACGACCCTCCCCGCAAGCTGCTGGCCATGCAGAGACCTGGTCCGTACGACAGGCCCGGCCTGACGCGCGGATACAACAGTCTGGGTAGAGGAAGTAGCTTGGAGAGAATGAGGCGTGGAGCCTACGGAGGAG GTTATGGAGGTTATGATGACTACAATGGGTATAATGATGGCTATGGGTTTGGTTCTGATAGATTTGGAAGAG AATGGACTCTTTTCTCCGCAGGGATGTCGGACCACAGGTACGGCGACGGATCGTCCACCTTCCAGAGCACGACCGGCCACTGCGTCCACATGCGAGGTCTGCCCTACAGAGCCACGGAGAACGACATCTACAAC TTCTTCTCACCTCTGAACCCTGTAAGAGTACACATTGAAATCGGACCAGATGGCAGAGTAACCGGAGAGGCAGACGTTGAATTTGCTACTCACGAGGATGCAGTGGCTGCTATGTCCAAAGACAAAGCAAACATGC AACACAGATACGTAGAGCTGTTCCTGAATTCTACAGCAGGAGGAACTGGTGGTGCCTATGGCAGTCAGATGATGGGAGCAATGG TCAAGGAGTCGGAAGGGGTAGTCCAAGATTGGAACACTAGCACATTGCCAG GGATGTCTTTAGAAACCCCATCACTTTCCTTGAGCATGTTAAACTTCCCTTGGTGTGAGCAAG GGAGCCAATCCAGTTATGGTGCTCCAGGCAACCAGCAGCTGAGTGGGGGCTATGGAGGAGGATATGGAGGTCAAAGCAGCATGAGTGGCTATG ACCCCGGGAGCCAGGGCGCCATGAACAGCAGCTACTACAGCAGTGGGAACCGCGCATCCATGGGAGTGAACGGCATGGGCGGCATGTCCAACATGTCCAACATGAGTGGTGGCTGGGGAATGTAA
- the HNRNPH1 gene encoding heterogeneous nuclear ribonucleoprotein H isoform X6, with translation MDPCHTEETEGEIPGLGFSDRSEQIVSRGVASAFEAATTEAETEQSLTPNVMLNTESSEGYVVKVRGLPWSCSTEEVQRFFSDCKILNGALGIRFIYTREGRPSGEAFAELESEEDVKLALKKDRETMGHRYVEVFKSNNVEMDWVLKHTGPNSPDTANDGFVRLRGLPFGCSKEEIVQFFSGLEIVPNGITLPVDFQGRSTGEAFVQFASQEIAEKALKKHKERIGHRYIEIFKSSRAEVRTHYDPPRKLLAMQRPGPYDRPGLTRGYNSLGRGSSLERMRRGAYGGGYGGYDDYNGYNDGYGFGSDRFGREWTLFSAGMSDHRYGDGSSTFQSTTGHCVHMRGLPYRATENDIYNFFSPLNPVRVHIEIGPDGRVTGEADVEFATHEDAVAAMSKDKANMQHRYVELFLNSTAGGTGGAYGSQMMGAMVKESEGVVQDWNTSTLPGMSLETPSLSLSMLNFPWCEQGSQSSYGAPGNQQLSGGYGGGYGGQSSMSGYALGTVDGIYEVAQQGQALGQGCFESA, from the exons GCTTCAGTGACCGAAGCGAGCAGATTGTTTCACGTGGGGTAGCGTCAGCCTTTGAAGCTG CAACCACAGAagcagagacagagcagagccTCACCCCCAATGTGATGCTTAACACAGAGAGCAGCGAGGGATACGTGGTGAAAGTCCGGGGGCTGCCTTGGTCTTGCTCCACCGAGGAGGTGCAGAGGTTCTTCTCCG ATTGCAAAATTCTGAACGGGGCTTTGGGTATCCGTTTCATCTACACCAGGGAGGGCAGACCAAGTGGAGAAGCATTTGCTGAACTTGAGTCAGAGGAGGATGTGAAATTGGCCCTGAAAAAGGACAGAGAAACAATGGGACACAGATACGTTGAAG TTTTCAAGTCAAACAACGTTGAAATGGATTGGGTTCTGAAGCATACTGGTCCCAACAGCCCTGATACAGCTAATGATGGTTTTGTACGTCTTAGAGGACTCCCATTTGGCTGTAGTAAAGAAGAAATTGTACAGTTTTTTTCAG GGTTGGAAATCGTGCCAAATGGGATAACATTGCCGGTGGACTTCCAGGGGAGGAGTACGGGGGAGGCCTTCGTGCAGTTTGCTTCACAGGAAATAGCTGAAAAGGCTCTAAagaaacacaaggaaagaaTAGGGCACAG GTACATTGAGATCTTCAAGAGTAGCCGAGCAGAGGTGCGCACTCACTACGACCCTCCCCGCAAGCTGCTGGCCATGCAGAGACCTGGTCCGTACGACAGGCCCGGCCTGACGCGCGGATACAACAGTCTGGGTAGAGGAAGTAGCTTGGAGAGAATGAGGCGTGGAGCCTACGGAGGAG GTTATGGAGGTTATGATGACTACAATGGGTATAATGATGGCTATGGGTTTGGTTCTGATAGATTTGGAAGAG AATGGACTCTTTTCTCCGCAGGGATGTCGGACCACAGGTACGGCGACGGATCGTCCACCTTCCAGAGCACGACCGGCCACTGCGTCCACATGCGAGGTCTGCCCTACAGAGCCACGGAGAACGACATCTACAAC TTCTTCTCACCTCTGAACCCTGTAAGAGTACACATTGAAATCGGACCAGATGGCAGAGTAACCGGAGAGGCAGACGTTGAATTTGCTACTCACGAGGATGCAGTGGCTGCTATGTCCAAAGACAAAGCAAACATGC AACACAGATACGTAGAGCTGTTCCTGAATTCTACAGCAGGAGGAACTGGTGGTGCCTATGGCAGTCAGATGATGGGAGCAATGG TCAAGGAGTCGGAAGGGGTAGTCCAAGATTGGAACACTAGCACATTGCCAG GGATGTCTTTAGAAACCCCATCACTTTCCTTGAGCATGTTAAACTTCCCTTGGTGTGAGCAAG GGAGCCAATCCAGTTATGGTGCTCCAGGCAACCAGCAGCTGAGTGGGGGCTATGGAGGAGGATATGGAGGTCAAAGCAGCATGAGTGGCTATG CGTTGGGCACGGTAGACGGTATTTACGAGGTGGCCCAGCAAGGACAGGCGTTGGGGCAAGGATGCTTCGAGTCGGCCTGA
- the HNRNPH1 gene encoding heterogeneous nuclear ribonucleoprotein H isoform X9 gives MDPCHTEETEGEIPGLGFSDRSEQIVSRGVASAFEAATTEAETEQSLTPNVMLNTESSEGYVVKVRGLPWSCSTEEVQRFFSDCKILNGALGIRFIYTREGRPSGEAFAELESEEDVKLALKKDRETMGHRYVEVFKSNNVEMDWVLKHTGPNSPDTANDGFVRLRGLPFGCSKEEIVQFFSGLEIVPNGITLPVDFQGRSTGEAFVQFASQEIAEKALKKHKERIGHRYIEIFKSSRAEVRTHYDPPRKLLAMQRPGPYDRPGLTRGYNSLGRGSSLERMRRGAYGGGYGGYDDYNGYNDGYGFGSDRFGREWTLFSAGMSDHRYGDGSSTFQSTTGHCVHMRGLPYRATENDIYNFFSPLNPVRVHIEIGPDGRVTGEADVEFATHEDAVAAMSKDKANMQHRYVELFLNSTAGGTGGAYGSQMMGAMVKESEGVVQDWNTSTLPGSQSSYGAPGNQQLSGGYGGGYGGQSSMSGYALGTVDGIYEVAQQGQALGQGCFESA, from the exons GCTTCAGTGACCGAAGCGAGCAGATTGTTTCACGTGGGGTAGCGTCAGCCTTTGAAGCTG CAACCACAGAagcagagacagagcagagccTCACCCCCAATGTGATGCTTAACACAGAGAGCAGCGAGGGATACGTGGTGAAAGTCCGGGGGCTGCCTTGGTCTTGCTCCACCGAGGAGGTGCAGAGGTTCTTCTCCG ATTGCAAAATTCTGAACGGGGCTTTGGGTATCCGTTTCATCTACACCAGGGAGGGCAGACCAAGTGGAGAAGCATTTGCTGAACTTGAGTCAGAGGAGGATGTGAAATTGGCCCTGAAAAAGGACAGAGAAACAATGGGACACAGATACGTTGAAG TTTTCAAGTCAAACAACGTTGAAATGGATTGGGTTCTGAAGCATACTGGTCCCAACAGCCCTGATACAGCTAATGATGGTTTTGTACGTCTTAGAGGACTCCCATTTGGCTGTAGTAAAGAAGAAATTGTACAGTTTTTTTCAG GGTTGGAAATCGTGCCAAATGGGATAACATTGCCGGTGGACTTCCAGGGGAGGAGTACGGGGGAGGCCTTCGTGCAGTTTGCTTCACAGGAAATAGCTGAAAAGGCTCTAAagaaacacaaggaaagaaTAGGGCACAG GTACATTGAGATCTTCAAGAGTAGCCGAGCAGAGGTGCGCACTCACTACGACCCTCCCCGCAAGCTGCTGGCCATGCAGAGACCTGGTCCGTACGACAGGCCCGGCCTGACGCGCGGATACAACAGTCTGGGTAGAGGAAGTAGCTTGGAGAGAATGAGGCGTGGAGCCTACGGAGGAG GTTATGGAGGTTATGATGACTACAATGGGTATAATGATGGCTATGGGTTTGGTTCTGATAGATTTGGAAGAG AATGGACTCTTTTCTCCGCAGGGATGTCGGACCACAGGTACGGCGACGGATCGTCCACCTTCCAGAGCACGACCGGCCACTGCGTCCACATGCGAGGTCTGCCCTACAGAGCCACGGAGAACGACATCTACAAC TTCTTCTCACCTCTGAACCCTGTAAGAGTACACATTGAAATCGGACCAGATGGCAGAGTAACCGGAGAGGCAGACGTTGAATTTGCTACTCACGAGGATGCAGTGGCTGCTATGTCCAAAGACAAAGCAAACATGC AACACAGATACGTAGAGCTGTTCCTGAATTCTACAGCAGGAGGAACTGGTGGTGCCTATGGCAGTCAGATGATGGGAGCAATGG TCAAGGAGTCGGAAGGGGTAGTCCAAGATTGGAACACTAGCACATTGCCAG GGAGCCAATCCAGTTATGGTGCTCCAGGCAACCAGCAGCTGAGTGGGGGCTATGGAGGAGGATATGGAGGTCAAAGCAGCATGAGTGGCTATG CGTTGGGCACGGTAGACGGTATTTACGAGGTGGCCCAGCAAGGACAGGCGTTGGGGCAAGGATGCTTCGAGTCGGCCTGA
- the HNRNPH1 gene encoding heterogeneous nuclear ribonucleoprotein H isoform X4: MDPCHTEETEGEIPGLGFSDRSEQIVSRGVASAFEAATTEAETEQSLTPNVMLNTESSEGYVVKVRGLPWSCSTEEVQRFFSDCKILNGALGIRFIYTREGRPSGEAFAELESEEDVKLALKKDRETMGHRYVEVFKSNNVEMDWVLKHTGPNSPDTANDGFVRLRGLPFGCSKEEIVQFFSGLEIVPNGITLPVDFQGRSTGEAFVQFASQEIAEKALKKHKERIGHRYIEIFKSSRAEVRTHYDPPRKLLAMQRPGPYDRPGLTRGYNSLGRGSSLERMRRGAYGGGYGGYDDYNGYNDGYGFGSDRFGREWTLFSAGMSDHRYGDGSSTFQSTTGHCVHMRGLPYRATENDIYNFFSPLNPVRVHIEIGPDGRVTGEADVEFATHEDAVAAMSKDKANMQHRYVELFLNSTAGGTGGAYGSQMMGAMVKESEGVVQDWNTSTLPAQVLNSCCCYASKTDTLLTPSWAGYADEGSQSSYGAPGNQQLSGGYGGGYGGQSSMSGYALGTVDGIYEVAQQGQALGQGCFESA, encoded by the exons GCTTCAGTGACCGAAGCGAGCAGATTGTTTCACGTGGGGTAGCGTCAGCCTTTGAAGCTG CAACCACAGAagcagagacagagcagagccTCACCCCCAATGTGATGCTTAACACAGAGAGCAGCGAGGGATACGTGGTGAAAGTCCGGGGGCTGCCTTGGTCTTGCTCCACCGAGGAGGTGCAGAGGTTCTTCTCCG ATTGCAAAATTCTGAACGGGGCTTTGGGTATCCGTTTCATCTACACCAGGGAGGGCAGACCAAGTGGAGAAGCATTTGCTGAACTTGAGTCAGAGGAGGATGTGAAATTGGCCCTGAAAAAGGACAGAGAAACAATGGGACACAGATACGTTGAAG TTTTCAAGTCAAACAACGTTGAAATGGATTGGGTTCTGAAGCATACTGGTCCCAACAGCCCTGATACAGCTAATGATGGTTTTGTACGTCTTAGAGGACTCCCATTTGGCTGTAGTAAAGAAGAAATTGTACAGTTTTTTTCAG GGTTGGAAATCGTGCCAAATGGGATAACATTGCCGGTGGACTTCCAGGGGAGGAGTACGGGGGAGGCCTTCGTGCAGTTTGCTTCACAGGAAATAGCTGAAAAGGCTCTAAagaaacacaaggaaagaaTAGGGCACAG GTACATTGAGATCTTCAAGAGTAGCCGAGCAGAGGTGCGCACTCACTACGACCCTCCCCGCAAGCTGCTGGCCATGCAGAGACCTGGTCCGTACGACAGGCCCGGCCTGACGCGCGGATACAACAGTCTGGGTAGAGGAAGTAGCTTGGAGAGAATGAGGCGTGGAGCCTACGGAGGAG GTTATGGAGGTTATGATGACTACAATGGGTATAATGATGGCTATGGGTTTGGTTCTGATAGATTTGGAAGAG AATGGACTCTTTTCTCCGCAGGGATGTCGGACCACAGGTACGGCGACGGATCGTCCACCTTCCAGAGCACGACCGGCCACTGCGTCCACATGCGAGGTCTGCCCTACAGAGCCACGGAGAACGACATCTACAAC TTCTTCTCACCTCTGAACCCTGTAAGAGTACACATTGAAATCGGACCAGATGGCAGAGTAACCGGAGAGGCAGACGTTGAATTTGCTACTCACGAGGATGCAGTGGCTGCTATGTCCAAAGACAAAGCAAACATGC AACACAGATACGTAGAGCTGTTCCTGAATTCTACAGCAGGAGGAACTGGTGGTGCCTATGGCAGTCAGATGATGGGAGCAATGG TCAAGGAGTCGGAAGGGGTAGTCCAAGATTGGAACACTAGCACATTGCCAG CACAAGTCTTAAATTCCTGTTGCTGTTATGCCTCTAAGACAGATACCCTCCTGACACCCAGCTGGGCTGGTTACGCAGATGAAG GGAGCCAATCCAGTTATGGTGCTCCAGGCAACCAGCAGCTGAGTGGGGGCTATGGAGGAGGATATGGAGGTCAAAGCAGCATGAGTGGCTATG CGTTGGGCACGGTAGACGGTATTTACGAGGTGGCCCAGCAAGGACAGGCGTTGGGGCAAGGATGCTTCGAGTCGGCCTGA